The nucleotide sequence ATTTTACCTGAAGAAAAGGAAAAAATAGAATCATATGCAAAAACCCACAATCTAGAAATTTCAATTCTTCCACGTATTGGTATTTCGCATGAAAAATCTGATGGGCCAACAGAAATTATTGCATATCAGTTAATGGGAAAAGACTCTAACGGTAATACATGTCCTTTTTTGGATACTGAAAGTAATGAAAAGTCTCCACACGGTGGATATAAGTGTAAAATATATCAAAACAGACCCCTTGCTTGCAAAGCATATCCTGTAATTGAATCATCACCTGTAGTTTTGGATTCAAAGTGCAAATTTTGTGAAAAATGTGGGATTACTGCTACAAATGTAAATCAAGAAATGGAATCACTTGTTAATATTAAAAATAAAATGAAAACAACTGCTCCTTTTGTATGGAGATACGCTACTGGTATATGTGATGAACACAATAAAAATAAAATTGCAACTGGTTGGTTTTTAGAAATTTAAGATTTGTTTACTCTTTCATGAGTTCCTGGATAAGTTTCAAAGATTTTTTGTGAATAACATTTACTACACAAAAATCCTTTGATATTCCATTTTTCCATTGGATGATAGACATGATCCAATGGTCCATTACATAGGGAACATTTTTGATTTTCTTCCAACGTGATAACATTTCTTAATTTTCGTTATAAAAATCATGTTAAATACTACTATTTTATAGAATAAAACTGCGGTAGATTGGATGGCTAGATGCGGACCTCCTGCAAGAGACCTTATCGGTCACCCGTCTGCCGCTATTTGTTTTAAAACTTAGAAAAGATCTTGTACTATCTTTTTTATACTGCCTATCTCGTCTTCTTCTTGTTTTATTTTCTTCTCAATTACTCGTATCATGGCATCTTGCCATACGTGATGAGAAAAGAAATTATGATACGTATTTGCAGCAGTCATCTCATCATCTACAACGGTATCCTCTAGAAATTTTGTTACGATGATATCTGTGAGTTTTAAAATTCGTTGATTTAGTTTCAAACTCTTGAAAATGGGTTCAAGCTTAGCTATATCTTCCTTGAAATCCCCTTTTGTGAGTAGAATTTTTTCATGTAGAATTTTAAAGTATACTGCTACAAAAAAGAGTGTTGCATATCTCTTTGTCTTATGACCACCTTTCTTTCCATAATTTAGTATTCTCTTGGCATATTCTTTTACAATGTATGGATACAAAAGTAATCTTAAATCGTCTTTGAGTCTCTCATTGAAAACTTCATCATATTTGCTACCGCGTGGCAAAAATTGTGCAGGAGAGCTGTATGACTCTGTAGGGCGTTGTTCTATTCCAGCTACAAATGCCTGTATAGCATCTTTTGCAACAATTACTTTTTTGTGATTTTCAGGAAGATACTTGTTATATGTTGGATCTCCACCAAATTCGCTTTGCTGTGATTTTGTCTTGGAATCAAAAGAACCAGCTTGAATCTCATAGAAATATCCAAAGTTTTCCATTTGTGATTTAATTGATTTGTGGAAGTCCATAAGGGAAACCAAATCTTTTCCTCTCACTGCATTTTGGGAATTTCTATATTTTGTAATGTTATTTTGATCTTGTTCATCAGCAGCTTTGATAATTGTTACCGTTATGCTACCCTCTAGATTATGGGTACGTTTTGCATGATCTAAAATCGAATTTGATGTCTGAGCACCGTTTACTATTTGTGGTGCATGTAAAAGTATGGCATTTTCCTCCAATTCTTCAAAGTCACTTACCACAATGGTGATTCCATTGTTATAATAGAAAAATTTGTTAGGTGATTCCTGAAGGGTCTCTCTCAGACCTTTATTCACCGTTGTTTTGAATTGCATCCATTGTCTAATATTAGATTCAAAAACATAATCGCGGTTTTTTGTAACAAAGTTTGTTAATTCTCTTAGTTTTAAAATTCCAAGTAAAGTGTTTTGATATTTCAGTTTACTTTCAAGTTTTATCGAAGCTTTTTTACCTGCAGCCGGTTTTTTTATTCTATCCCAAAGCCGTTGAACGATTATTTCAATATCAAATATCTCAAGTGACTCTTGATTTTGATAATCTACTTTTTGATCTGTAACATATACGCATTCAACTTTTAGATTTTTTTCTCGTATTTGAGTTACCAAGCGAGCTAATTCTGGCCGCATTTTTGTAATGTCTTTGTATTGTAAGTTCCTAACATCTTCTTTGAACTTGGCAATTGCTTCCATGGAATGCGAAGTGCCATACTTGGATTGAAAAAGATAGATTTTATCATCAGAAAAGTCAACTGGAAGATATGCATCTATGCCTAGATCATTTGCGCCATCTACTATAGCATCAGTTGCGTCATCCTCAGTTGCTTCAAAAACCCTAGTGAGCACCCAATGAAGAAAGTTATGTCCTTTTTCTACTTCACTTTGCGCATCTTCTGAATATTCTTTTATACTATCTCGAATATTTTGTGCAAAACCTTCTAGAGGCTGTCCATTTGTAATTTGTTGTAAAACAGGACGAGCCCCAGGGATGAATTCTAATAAACCGTTAGATCTTTCCGTCAAACTAGCATGATTAGAAATTGGTGTATTTAGAGAAGTTGGTTATTATGATATAATAAAAGGTGAGGAAGGGATTCGAACCCCTATAGATTCGCTTTGCAGGCGAACGCATAGCCGCTCTGCCACCTCACCGTACTCAAAAAAGATTTCAATGAACAATTAAATCTTTTAGATCAGAATTTTGCAAACTGTTTTGCAGCAAGCCTGACGTCTTCAGCCTTTACAGTCTTTCTTCCTGCATGTACTGACATGTCAACAGCACTTTTTGCTATCGCAACTCCAATTTCTTCTAGAATTCTTCTTAATTCATCTGCTGACTCATCACTAACTCGTTCTGCTCCAGATTTTTTTAAAATGCGATACATTACAGAAAGACCAAATTCAGATGATGTCATGTGATGATTTTTCTTAACTTTCATAAAAGACTTCAAGTGGAAAAAAACCTACGTAGGAATCGATTTCTACAGACTAACTTGATGTCACCTTTTTATGTATATTTCATGTGTTACTATTTTAAGGACAAAAACAAAGGTTTTGCATGAGTTGGCTTACTGATGCCCACATTCATCTTTCCGATGATGAATTTTCAAAAGATATGCCATTTATTGTTAATTGTATGGATAGATTGAGAATACGAGCTTGCTGTGTATCCATGGATCTTCAAAGTTCAAAAAAAACACTTGAAGTTAGTAAGAAAAGCAATCTGATATTGCCATTTATCGGTATCCATCCTGAGAAGGCATCTTCAAATGATTTAGAGCAGGTTGTCAATCTAATAGAAGAAAATTCAAAATATATTTCTGGAATAGGTGAAATAGGACTTGACAAAACATATGTTTCCGATGAAATTGGATTCAAAAATCAAGAATTGGTTTTCCATAAAATGCTATCATTAGCTGAAAAACTGAAAAAACCAATCTCCATTCACTCTAGGGCAACATTGGAAGAAATATTGTCCATATTACCATCTTATTCGATTTCTGGCATCTTATTGCATTGGTTTGCAGGTAGTAAAAAACAACTAAAAACAGTAATGGAACGTGAGTATTTTGTTTCATATGGACCTGCTATGCTGTATGCAAAAGATAAACAAGTTTTACTTTCAGAAACTAGCGCAGAAAGAATTCTTGTAGAAACAGACGGCCCTGTGAAATTTTCACGATGCTTTGGATTTAAAGTAGGACAGATATCTTTTCTTCCAAGTGTTGTATTTTGTGCTGCAAAAGTCTTACACACAACATATGATGATATTTCCAACCAATTAGAGCAAAATTGTAAGCACTATCTTGGTGTATAGGTATAAAAAACCCCTGCTGCCAATCGAAGACGTGAACAGAATCAAACGAATTTCAACAGAGGTACTAGCTATCTATAAAGAGAAATTTGGAACTGATTTTGCACAAAATAAAAAAATCCTCGATCAAGTTGCTATTGTTAGATCTAAAGGCCTCAAAAATGAGATTGCAGGATACATTACGACATACATTAAGCGTGAGATTGAAGAACAAAATGAGAAAGAAGCTCAAAGAATAGAAGCAACAGAATCTGTTGAGCCAGAAGGACTAGAAGAAGAAATATTAAATTAATTTTATATCTGAATTTGCTCTTGTCATCCTGAATCAGAAATTCAATATAGGTAAGAATCTACATTTGATTAATGATAGCGATAAAACTTCTAGGAGGAGCAAAAAAATCCTTTTCTACAGATAAATTAGAAATTGATAATGACTCGATATCAGTATCTGAATTAATAGAACTCCTTCAGGAAAGGATTCCAAAAAACTTGGAACAATTAGATATAAAAAATATATTAATTGCAATCAATGGTATAGATTCTTCTACCTTGGAAGGCTTGGCAACTATTCTCAAAGACGGAGATGTAATTAGTATAATTCCTGTAATTCATGGCGGAAATGTGAAAAGAATATGGTTCAACATATTCAAAACTAGAATAGAATTGATAGGAATAAAAAATGATTTTGATGATCCAATAAAATTTCTTGAAGATTTACGTCAAAAGCACACAGATTTGATAATTCAAGGTATTTGTTCTACTTATGTTCTGAACTTGGAACATGCAAAAAAAGTAATTACAATTTCTCTTGTAGCTCAAAAAACTGATAGTATGCTTTCAAACAAACTTGAAACAGATATTTTAATGCGATTTGCCTGTACGAGACAAATTAATGAGGCAATTCAAAAAGTTGGCATGAAAAGACGAGAAAATTTTATTTTGATAGCAATTGGAAAAAAATTATCTCTTGATAAACTATATTTCTCATTGGAACATCTCTTAACATCTACTGTTTTTTCAAAAAATAACTCTAATTTTCTAAAAAAAGAATTCAGAATATCTGCAAAACAACTACAATCAGTTGTGTCTCATACCCCACTTGAGGATTTGCTTGCAGAAAAATCAGCTGTACTATTCAGATAAACTGCGTTTTAATTTTTGAGTACTCAAAACATCATTTTCTTTTAATATTGAAATACCTGTCTTGTTTCCAATAATCTCTACTAGTATTATCCAATCAAATTTTTCAAGTGATACTTTGTTATCAATTTTATCTGCAATTGCATCAATTATTTCCTTTGTTGAAATAGCAGAATGTCTCTTCTCAACTGTTATTCTATAGGTATCCTCAACTCTCATTATTTTTGCATGATTGAGGACAGAATTCACTATGTTTTGTTTTTCAGTAATTACTGTTTCCTGAATAGGTATAATCCTATGACAATATCTCATACTCCATGGTTCTTCCAGAATCTTTTCTTGAATTTTTTTAATTACTAAAAATGGTTCAAGTGTAGTAATACAAACCACAATACCAGAAAGATTTGTTATGCTTATCTTACTGTTATTGTCTCCAAAACTTTCTAGAATCGTGGTTATTTCTTGAGCAGCTTCATCCTCAAGATGGCGACTGGATGTTACAATTAGATTCAAAGTAATGCTGTTAGCTCCGTTTTGGTTATTTTTCCAGGTCTTAATATTTTCAAATTACCTTCAACTATTTCTACAATTGTGGATTCACTAGAATTTAATATTCTTCCGCCATCTAAGAAAACATCGAATCCTGAAAAATTCTCTAGTACTTCCTTTGAATTAGAAAATGATGGATTTCCAGAATGATTTGCACTAGTCCCAACCATGATTCTACATTCCTTCAAAAGTGATAGTATACAAGTATGATTAGGAACTCGTACAGCAATTTTGTCATCTAACTTCATAGACTCACTAATTTCTTTATCTTTTAATTTTAAAACTAGGGTTACCGGTCCTGGCCAGAACCTGTCTGCAATTTTATTAGATAATTTATCAAATATGGCAATTTTTGATATCTCTTCTTTTGAATATCCAAGGACAGGCAAATTTTTGGATTGTGACCTTTTCTTTATACTGTAGATCGCATCAACAGCTTTTGGATTTCGTGGATCGCATCCTATACCATAAACTGTATCTGTAGGAAACACAACTAAACCGCCTTTCTTTACTGTAATGGCAGCTAATTTGATCCCATCTGGATCGCAAGCGACAATCACGATTTTTTCAAAAGGAGATGAAGTAAATTATGTCTTGTTATTAAACAATATAAGATTGGTTGACGTACCGTATCTATGGATGAAGAAATTCAACAATGTCAATGTCCACCTGGAGGCGAAACATATGTCAATGAAGACGGTATGGACATCTGCGTTTCATGTAATGGTTGGGTAGGAGCTTCCGTCTAAAGATTATTGTTGAAACACCATTCCGAGGAACTTCAACCATCTACATTTTATGTTTCAAAACCAAAAATAGATGCCAACCTAAATCCTTAATAGTAATTTGCTTTTGTCTACTGACGATGTCCGACGAATTAGATAATGATTTTGAGGATGATTTTGATGATGATATAGAAAACGAAGAAGATGCAGAAGAAGATAAAAGCTAAATTCTTAAACCAAATGTTTCTGCAAATTCTCTGAATCCGCGATATGCCTGCAAAAATTCTCTTCCTCTTGAACTAATCTTATACTTGCATGCTCTATCAGAGCTTGTTTGTTCTAAAAGGCCTTGTTGCACTAATGTTTCTAAAATTTTTGATATTCTTCCATAAGAGATGTTAGCTTTTCGTATGAGATAGGTAACACTGGCACCCGTCTCATCTGGTACCTCATCTCTTGTAGTAGTAAGTATATCACCAATTATACTCATGTGTGTTCTATATATTGCCGCCAAATTTCATACCTCTTAATGGAACTTTGGAAATGGGTACAAACAGTGCTCCCAATCCTACTATCTTAGTTGAGATTGATATCACATAAAGGACTGATTTTGGAAACACTACAGAATACCACCCAAGAAATTCTCCTAATGCAAGTAGCCCTAGACCAGAAGCAACGAAAATCGTACTAGTCTTCCTGTTTTCCATATATGACATTATTGTCTCTATTGTCCCATATACCAGTAGGATAAAAGAAATTGACCTTATAATATGCTCAATTGAATTACCTGGAATGATAAAAAATGGTACAACAATTGATTTCAAATATCTTGATTTGGGGAAAAATGACTTGATGCCATGAGAAAATGCGATAAAAAAATATCCCACTGTCTGAATTCCAATTCCTAAAGTTTGGATTCCTGGTTCTATTTTTCCCGAATGAACGAAAAAAGAATCGCCAATGTATCCCAATCCTACAACACCAAATCCTATGCTTATTGACAAAAAAGCAATTGTTAAACGGAAAAGTGTTGGGCTTCCAGTATTTTTAAAACCAATATGTGCAAAAATTCCTATGAGCAGACCTACTCCAAAACCTACTAAATTAAGAATTATTTCAAGTACAAATTCCAACTAATCGCAGTATCATTCAAAATTAATTAAGTCTTACAGGTAAATTTTTTCTACCAATCGTCAAGAGTTCCAGATGTGGTACCTTCTGTAGCCGAAGCATAATCTCCTAGAACATCAGAATATCTGGCATCTTTGTATGTAAGATATTTTACATATTCACCATATGTCATATCAAGTGAACAATGCGAACATTTGACAAATGAAAAATCATCTCCCATCTCTGCTATATCATTGCATTTTGGGCATTTTATCTTCACATTATATCTATGTTAATTACGCTAATATCTCTTTATTAAAAGAATAAATTGCGACAATTTGTTGTCACATTATGGTAAAAATATGTACCAAATGTAAAAAAGAAATTCCAGCAGAAGTAGAACTTGATCTTATGGCTGCAAATTATCCATGCTGTACTGAATGCTGGGCTGAATGGAAACAATACAGAGTTATGGTTATGAATGAAATGAAGCTTGACATGTCAATGCCAGATCACAGAAAGGTTCTCAAAAAATATGAAAAAGTCTTTGTTGGTGTTTTAACACCTGAAGGCGACATTGTAAACTTTGCCGATGAAAACAAACGAAATCCAGAAAAACCAACTTAAATTCCAATCTCCATTTTTGCTCTATCTGGTATCGTGAGAAGTAGTCGCTTTTTTTTATTATCATTCAAAACATCAGTTATTTTTTTAACTGATTTAGAAATTATGTCCTTTTCACCTTGATTCAAGGATAGATACACTTCCAAAATTCCATCTAGATTAAATAAAATGATTTTTTGTGGATTTTCTGTAATTTCGTTGATGTATGTAGTAAACATGACAGTTCTTTGCTCTTCTGATAAAGTACTTAAAATTTCAAGCCAAGTCTTAAACAGTTTTGAAAATTTATCAAATGGGATTGTAGGTCCAGCTTGGAGAGCATTATTTATTATCTCCATTTTATCTGATGATGACATTGAAAAAAACTCGATCAATCTTTTTTTCAAAATAGGTTTTCGAAGAAACTCTGGAAGATTTGCTAATGAAATTATGATATTTCCAGCATAGTTTGGTTCTGACAACAAAATTGCACTGACTCACTTTGTTAAAATTGTATTGGTATAATTTGGCTTAAATATGTCCAGCTATGTTTTCCTTGTATGCCTTCAACAGTTATTGTGGGTGGATTTTATGGAGATGAAGGGAAAGGTAAGATAATTTCTTATCTTGCAATGAAAGATAATCCGGTGATTGCTGTAAGGGGTGGTGCAGGTCCAAATGCTGGTCACACAATTGAATATGACAATAAAAAATACAAAGTAAGAATGTTACCAAGTGCATTTTTGAATAAAAATACTAGGCTTCTTATTGGACCTGGAGTAGTGGTAAGTCCAGAAATTCTTTTAAAAGAAATAGAAGAATTTGGGGTATCGGATAGATCATTTGTAGATTTTCAATGTGGAATTATTGAAGAGTCCCATAAAGTAGCTGATTCTCAAGGTAGGTTGAAAGAATCAATTGGTAGTACCGGTTCAGGTACGGGACCTGCTAATGCAGATAGAGCAATGAGAACGCTAAAGTTAGCTAAAGACATCGATTCTCTAGCACTTTATCTTGAAGATGTACCTAATGCCATTAACTATGCTTTACAACAAAATGAGAATGTTCTTGTTGAAGGAACACAAGGGACATTTCTCTCATTATGGCATGGAACATATCCGTATGTTACATCTAAGGATGTTACTGCATCAGGAATATGCTCTGATATTGGACTAGGACCAAAGAACGTAACTGATGTAATGGTGGTTTTCAAGGCTTATGTGACCAGAGTTGGTACAGGTCCTTTAAAGAATGAACTTTCTCCAGAACAAACAACTACAAAAGGATGGCAAGAAATTGGAACTGTAACTGGCAGACAACGAAGAGCAGCTGAATTTGATTTTGAACTTGCAAAAAGGGCAATTATGCTTAACAGCGCAACTCAAATTGCCATAACCAAGCTTGACGTAATTTTCCCCGAATGTGTACACATGCAGTCTTTTTTGGATCTTAGCTCACCAGCAAAATATTTCATCAAATCAATTGAAGATCAACTTAAGGTACCAGTCACTCTTATTGGTACTGGCCCAGACGTAAATGATATAATTGATCGACGAGAATCATAGAGATTAGAATAGTAACTAACTACCTTTTAATGGGGTATTTTTTTCAAGAAATCTGTGATAAAACTACCACATTACATTCAAGTTGCTGATATAATCGAATTTTCAAGACTAGTATGCGCTTTTGAAAGAGTCCCGCGTACATCTTTTTCATTTGATCTTGATGGTCAACATGTTATTTCTGTCCAAATGGATCTTCTTAAAGAAAAACCAATAATCTATTTTACTCCAATAGATAAGATTGGTCATTATCTTTCATATGGATTTAAGGGAGGAAAAGAAGATTCTGAGATTGTTAATACCATCACAAATCCTACGTATCTTTATTCACCAATTGTCAGAATAAAATCATTGCCTCCGTCTCTAAAACCAGAAACAAATAAAGAATTAGAAGTAACTTATGAGCCGCTTGAGCTTGAAGACATTACAAGTCTGATAAAACTAAGCTATGGATTTGAAGAAGCTCCATTCCCGCTTTTTGCTTTTCAAAATGGAACAAATTGGATGATAGGCGTCTTTATGAATTTTAATGAATCAGACGAAGTGTCCTATTTCTGTCATGTTAAATTAGATAGTGAACCGATGAAACCCTTTTTGAAATATTCAAGTAAGGATGGATTGGAACCTACTTTTGTAAGTGCTATAACAGAACATGGTTATTCCTACCTTAAAGTAATAAAACTAAAAGATAAACATCCACTAGTTAAACTATGACTGGTTATAGAACAAGAATAAAAGAATCTGCATCTGGTAAAAGCAGAATCATATTAGCAAACGATTTGGAAAACCTATCTATTCAAAAACTAGAAAGTAATACAATAAAAAATATAAAAACACTAAATAAATTTCTATGTGCAATTAAATTTAATTTTCATCTAATATTACCACTTGGAATAAAAAGTCTTACAAAAATAAATCATGTTGCTCATGATGCGGGCTTACAAACTATTGCAGATATAAAATTAAATGATATTGGAAATACAAATAAAATCACAACTGAGAAATTGTGGCAAGCAGGATTTGATGCGGTGATCGTAAATCCAATAATGGGCTCCGAAAATCTGCAAAGTCTTATTGAATCTGCACATAAAGATGATCATGGGATTATAACACTTGTTCATATGAGTCATCCAGGTGCAAAATTAGGATATGGTCTTACCGTACTACAGAACAAAAAGACATTAAAAATTAATGAATTATTTTTGGAATGGTCTTGTTCTATGAAAGCAGACGGCATTGTAGTTGGTGCAACAGTTCCACAAATAATAAAGTCATGCTCCAAAAGATCAAAAGGACGATGTGAAATTTACTCCCCCGGAGTTGGTACGCAAGGTGGGGATCCAATCAATGCAATTCGGTGTGGTTCAAATTATCTAATTGTTGGACGAACAATTTTGAATGCAAAAGATCCTATTTTGGAAGCAAAAAAACTTCAAGAACTAAGTCTTAGCATCTAATTTCTTAGTTTTTTCATTACATTTTGTGCGTTCTTATAGGTTAGTTTCTTTAATGCATCATTATATCCAAGCCAGATAAATCCTTGATGCTCATGAGAAATCTTAACATCTGCAGTATTTGTTTTAGCAAGAAAGAAAACAACTTCTTTGTGAACCAATTCCCTATCACGTTGATAATGATATTCTACTTTATCCTCAAAACCATCGACAAAACTCACGTCAGTTATGCCTGTTTCTTCTCTGATTTCTCTTATCACTGTCTCCTTTAGAGTTTCACCTTCTTCGATATTTCCCTTGACAAAATCCCAATGACCAGAAGGATAGTTTAGAAGAAGATACATCTTGCCAGAGGGAGTTTCTCTAAATAAAACTGTCCCTGCTGATCTTTCCTCAATCATTACTTAGGACAATTAGTTCAGCTACGTATTCTTTTCTACTATTTTCCTAATCTTCGTGCTCTTCTTTGGAATGTTCTAATTGCTCTCATAAGATCTATCTTTCTAAATTCCGGCCAGTATACATCCATAAAAACAAGTTCACTGTAAGCACTTTGCCATACTAAAAACCCACTGAGTCTTTTTTCTCCAGAAGTTCTCAATATCATATCTGGTGATGATTGTGGAAGATGTGATGTATAAAGACAGGACTCGATAACGTCTTTGTCTATTGCATCTACATCAAGTGAACCTTCTTTGATTTTGACTGCAATCTTTTTCACAGCATCTACTAATTCATTCTGACCACCATAAGCTATAGCTATGTTAAGATAATGATCATCGTAATCCTTTGTAGTATCATCTAATCTATTCAAAACTTCTTTTAGAAATTCTGGCAATATCTCAACGCGACCAATAGCTTTTATCCTCATACGATTTTTGTGTATTCGCGGATCGTTATACAATTTTTCGAGTCTAGCTTTTATCAAACTATAAAGATACTGTAATTCAGCATCATCACGAGCCAAATTCTCTTCGGACAAAACATAAAGTGTTATTATCTTTATGTCAAGTTCTTCGCACCAGTCTAATAATTTTTCAACAGCATCAGCTCCGCTGAAATGACCGTCAATC is from Nitrosopumilaceae archaeon and encodes:
- a CDS encoding YkgJ family cysteine cluster protein, whose amino-acid sequence is MNFECIQDCSNCCIEREYYPTIKFGKIGVLILPEEKEKIESYAKTHNLEISILPRIGISHEKSDGPTEIIAYQLMGKDSNGNTCPFLDTESNEKSPHGGYKCKIYQNRPLACKAYPVIESSPVVLDSKCKFCEKCGITATNVNQEMESLVNIKNKMKTTAPFVWRYATGICDEHNKNKIATGWFLEI
- a CDS encoding AIPR family protein; this encodes MTERSNGLLEFIPGARPVLQQITNGQPLEGFAQNIRDSIKEYSEDAQSEVEKGHNFLHWVLTRVFEATEDDATDAIVDGANDLGIDAYLPVDFSDDKIYLFQSKYGTSHSMEAIAKFKEDVRNLQYKDITKMRPELARLVTQIREKNLKVECVYVTDQKVDYQNQESLEIFDIEIIVQRLWDRIKKPAAGKKASIKLESKLKYQNTLLGILKLRELTNFVTKNRDYVFESNIRQWMQFKTTVNKGLRETLQESPNKFFYYNNGITIVVSDFEELEENAILLHAPQIVNGAQTSNSILDHAKRTHNLEGSITVTIIKAADEQDQNNITKYRNSQNAVRGKDLVSLMDFHKSIKSQMENFGYFYEIQAGSFDSKTKSQQSEFGGDPTYNKYLPENHKKVIVAKDAIQAFVAGIEQRPTESYSSPAQFLPRGSKYDEVFNERLKDDLRLLLYPYIVKEYAKRILNYGKKGGHKTKRYATLFFVAVYFKILHEKILLTKGDFKEDIAKLEPIFKSLKLNQRILKLTDIIVTKFLEDTVVDDEMTAANTYHNFFSHHVWQDAMIRVIEKKIKQEEDEIGSIKKIVQDLF
- a CDS encoding histone is translated as MTSSEFGLSVMYRILKKSGAERVSDESADELRRILEEIGVAIAKSAVDMSVHAGRKTVKAEDVRLAAKQFAKF
- a CDS encoding TatD family hydrolase, producing the protein MSWLTDAHIHLSDDEFSKDMPFIVNCMDRLRIRACCVSMDLQSSKKTLEVSKKSNLILPFIGIHPEKASSNDLEQVVNLIEENSKYISGIGEIGLDKTYVSDEIGFKNQELVFHKMLSLAEKLKKPISIHSRATLEEILSILPSYSISGILLHWFAGSKKQLKTVMEREYFVSYGPAMLYAKDKQVLLSETSAERILVETDGPVKFSRCFGFKVGQISFLPSVVFCAAKVLHTTYDDISNQLEQNCKHYLGV
- the cgi121 gene encoding KEOPS complex subunit Cgi121, whose amino-acid sequence is MIAIKLLGGAKKSFSTDKLEIDNDSISVSELIELLQERIPKNLEQLDIKNILIAINGIDSSTLEGLATILKDGDVISIIPVIHGGNVKRIWFNIFKTRIELIGIKNDFDDPIKFLEDLRQKHTDLIIQGICSTYVLNLEHAKKVITISLVAQKTDSMLSNKLETDILMRFACTRQINEAIQKVGMKRRENFILIAIGKKLSLDKLYFSLEHLLTSTVFSKNNSNFLKKEFRISAKQLQSVVSHTPLEDLLAEKSAVLFR
- a CDS encoding THUMP domain-containing protein, whose protein sequence is MNLIVTSSRHLEDEAAQEITTILESFGDNNSKISITNLSGIVVCITTLEPFLVIKKIQEKILEEPWSMRYCHRIIPIQETVITEKQNIVNSVLNHAKIMRVEDTYRITVEKRHSAISTKEIIDAIADKIDNKVSLEKFDWIILVEIIGNKTGISILKENDVLSTQKLKRSLSE
- a CDS encoding L-threonylcarbamoyladenylate synthase: MIVACDPDGIKLAAITVKKGGLVVFPTDTVYGIGCDPRNPKAVDAIYSIKKRSQSKNLPVLGYSKEEISKIAIFDKLSNKIADRFWPGPVTLVLKLKDKEISESMKLDDKIAVRVPNHTCILSLLKECRIMVGTSANHSGNPSFSNSKEVLENFSGFDVFLDGGRILNSSESTIVEIVEGNLKILRPGKITKTELTALL
- a CDS encoding winged helix-turn-helix domain-containing protein; translated protein: MSIIGDILTTTRDEVPDETGASVTYLIRKANISYGRISKILETLVQQGLLEQTSSDRACKYKISSRGREFLQAYRGFREFAETFGLRI
- a CDS encoding iron transporter — encoded protein: MVKICTKCKKEIPAEVELDLMAANYPCCTECWAEWKQYRVMVMNEMKLDMSMPDHRKVLKKYEKVFVGVLTPEGDIVNFADENKRNPEKPT
- a CDS encoding adenylosuccinate synthetase; this translates as MPSTVIVGGFYGDEGKGKIISYLAMKDNPVIAVRGGAGPNAGHTIEYDNKKYKVRMLPSAFLNKNTRLLIGPGVVVSPEILLKEIEEFGVSDRSFVDFQCGIIEESHKVADSQGRLKESIGSTGSGTGPANADRAMRTLKLAKDIDSLALYLEDVPNAINYALQQNENVLVEGTQGTFLSLWHGTYPYVTSKDVTASGICSDIGLGPKNVTDVMVVFKAYVTRVGTGPLKNELSPEQTTTKGWQEIGTVTGRQRRAAEFDFELAKRAIMLNSATQIAITKLDVIFPECVHMQSFLDLSSPAKYFIKSIEDQLKVPVTLIGTGPDVNDIIDRRES
- a CDS encoding orotidine 5'-phosphate decarboxylase / HUMPS family protein, giving the protein MTGYRTRIKESASGKSRIILANDLENLSIQKLESNTIKNIKTLNKFLCAIKFNFHLILPLGIKSLTKINHVAHDAGLQTIADIKLNDIGNTNKITTEKLWQAGFDAVIVNPIMGSENLQSLIESAHKDDHGIITLVHMSHPGAKLGYGLTVLQNKKTLKINELFLEWSCSMKADGIVVGATVPQIIKSCSKRSKGRCEIYSPGVGTQGGDPINAIRCGSNYLIVGRTILNAKDPILEAKKLQELSLSI
- a CDS encoding NUDIX domain-containing protein, whose amino-acid sequence is MIEERSAGTVLFRETPSGKMYLLLNYPSGHWDFVKGNIEEGETLKETVIREIREETGITDVSFVDGFEDKVEYHYQRDRELVHKEVVFFLAKTNTADVKISHEHQGFIWLGYNDALKKLTYKNAQNVMKKLRN
- the uppS gene encoding polyprenyl diphosphate synthase; the protein is MIGIKEKALHFAGFYKVYSNKLEKEIRNGVIPNHIAIILDGNRRWAKRNLVLKIDGHFSGADAVEKLLDWCEELDIKIITLYVLSEENLARDDAELQYLYSLIKARLEKLYNDPRIHKNRMRIKAIGRVEILPEFLKEVLNRLDDTTKDYDDHYLNIAIAYGGQNELVDAVKKIAVKIKEGSLDVDAIDKDVIESCLYTSHLPQSSPDMILRTSGEKRLSGFLVWQSAYSELVFMDVYWPEFRKIDLMRAIRTFQRRARRLGK